In a single window of the Pirellulales bacterium genome:
- a CDS encoding serine/threonine-protein kinase, producing MSSSTSTTTPLLDPAGATVALEHVSARVDLLIGAWESPDRPPTLSKFLPDQPLEMRRLVLTELIKVDLEYRWQQHNLPKTVEEYLAEFPELAEAGKVPCDLIYEEFHIRRQLPQAPDPADYLRRFPAQEEQLRRMLDIHANHTTSTAVGRRRPPGDIGKQIDDFDVLLRLGEGAFAAVYLARQRSMQRLVALKVSRDHGTESQTLAQLDHPYIVRVYDQRILPAEKLRLMYMQHVPGGTLQDLIQFARNTPVSTWTGKTALAGIDAALERHGESPTESSNRRRLSIASWAEAVAWLGMCLADALDYAHRRGVLHRDVKPANVLLAADGSPKLADFNISFSSKLDGVTPAAYFGGSLAYMSPEQLEANDPDHERRPEDLDGRSDIYSLAVMLWELLTGTRPFGDERVSGTLTDTVKQLAERRRAGVPRNAIAALPRDLPPGLDQALLTCLAPNPADRPATGADAARQFKLCLQPRVQRLLRPRPGSLRQMMRDYPIWVFVVAGVIPHVVFSVLNLIFNYLLIVRKLAENAPNIKSVFWNQVLTVNSIAYILGVALAVYLVWPVIKAVRGYSRASPPDRESLPALCRRSLVVGDYITWLGFALWILSGFVFPIWLWLVGEHEPDKTQYYWYFFLSQVICGLIASTQTFFMITFVSVRGFHPLLVQLDRIDLEEIARLLHLDRRVYWYFGLAVAAPFLAFAVFGIINIEGTRWASVGLAAIGGVSSALVFQLLRAIQGDISALVAAVDPERAAPQSTMDSLDSFWSSSR from the coding sequence GTGTCCTCGTCCACTTCCACCACAACGCCGCTGCTCGATCCCGCTGGCGCCACGGTGGCGCTGGAGCATGTTTCCGCGCGCGTCGATTTGTTGATCGGGGCATGGGAATCTCCCGATCGGCCGCCGACCCTGAGCAAATTCTTGCCTGACCAGCCGCTCGAGATGCGGCGGCTGGTGCTCACGGAATTGATCAAGGTCGATCTCGAATATCGCTGGCAGCAGCACAATCTGCCCAAGACGGTCGAGGAGTATCTTGCCGAGTTTCCCGAATTGGCCGAGGCGGGCAAGGTCCCCTGCGATTTGATTTACGAAGAATTCCACATCCGCCGCCAATTGCCGCAGGCTCCCGATCCAGCCGATTATCTACGCCGGTTTCCGGCGCAAGAGGAGCAATTGCGGCGGATGCTCGACATACACGCCAATCACACGACTTCAACGGCCGTGGGCCGGCGCCGGCCGCCGGGCGACATCGGCAAACAGATAGACGACTTCGATGTGCTCTTGCGGCTCGGCGAAGGGGCGTTTGCTGCAGTCTACTTGGCCCGACAGCGTTCGATGCAGCGCTTAGTGGCGCTGAAGGTCTCGCGCGATCACGGCACCGAGTCGCAGACCTTGGCCCAATTGGATCATCCTTACATCGTCCGCGTCTACGATCAACGCATTCTCCCAGCCGAAAAGCTACGGCTGATGTACATGCAGCACGTTCCGGGGGGCACGCTTCAGGATTTAATTCAGTTTGCTCGCAACACACCAGTCTCGACTTGGACCGGCAAAACGGCATTGGCCGGGATCGACGCTGCTTTGGAACGACATGGCGAATCGCCAACCGAGTCCTCGAATCGACGGCGGCTTTCAATCGCAAGTTGGGCGGAGGCGGTGGCCTGGCTTGGGATGTGTCTGGCTGACGCGCTCGACTACGCCCATCGCCGTGGCGTGCTGCACCGCGACGTCAAGCCGGCCAACGTGCTCTTGGCGGCCGACGGTTCGCCGAAGCTGGCCGATTTCAACATCAGCTTCTCCTCGAAGTTGGACGGGGTTACGCCGGCGGCATACTTCGGCGGCAGCCTGGCCTATATGTCGCCCGAGCAGCTCGAAGCAAACGATCCGGACCATGAACGTCGTCCCGAGGACCTCGATGGCCGCAGCGACATCTATTCGCTGGCCGTGATGCTTTGGGAATTGCTGACCGGCACGCGGCCCTTCGGTGACGAGCGCGTCAGTGGAACTCTCACGGACACGGTGAAGCAATTGGCCGAGCGCCGCCGCGCCGGCGTGCCTCGCAACGCCATCGCTGCGTTGCCGCGCGATTTGCCGCCGGGGCTCGATCAGGCGCTGCTGACCTGCCTCGCGCCGAACCCCGCCGACCGCCCGGCGACCGGGGCCGATGCCGCGCGGCAATTCAAGCTCTGCTTGCAACCCCGCGTGCAGCGATTGCTCCGTCCGCGACCGGGCTCGCTGCGGCAGATGATGCGCGACTATCCGATTTGGGTTTTTGTTGTGGCAGGGGTGATTCCACACGTTGTTTTCAGCGTCTTGAACCTGATTTTTAATTATCTGTTGATCGTCCGAAAGCTAGCCGAAAACGCACCGAACATTAAAAGCGTGTTTTGGAATCAGGTGCTCACGGTCAATTCGATCGCATATATTTTGGGAGTCGCCTTGGCGGTCTATCTCGTGTGGCCGGTTATCAAGGCGGTTCGCGGCTACAGCCGAGCCAGTCCGCCAGATCGAGAAAGCCTGCCGGCATTGTGCCGTCGCAGCCTGGTGGTCGGGGACTACATTACTTGGCTCGGGTTCGCGCTATGGATCTTGTCGGGATTTGTCTTCCCCATTTGGCTGTGGCTTGTCGGAGAGCATGAACCGGACAAGACGCAGTACTATTGGTACTTCTTTCTCTCGCAAGTGATCTGCGGTTTGATTGCGTCGACGCAGACATTCTTCATGATCACGTTCGTATCGGTTCGCGGGTTTCATCCGCTACTGGTGCAACTGGATCGCATCGACCTGGAGGAAATTGCGCGTCTGCTGCATCTCGACCGGCGCGTCTATTGGTATTTCGGGCTGGCCGTCGCCGCGCCGTTCCTTGCCTTTGCGGTGTTTGGGATAATCAACATTGAGGGTACCCGATGGGCTTCGGTCGGTTTGGCAGCGATTGGGGGTGTCAGCTCCGCTTTGGTTTTCCAATTGCTGCGCGCGATTCAAGGTGATATTTCGGCCTTAGTCGCCGCGGTCGATCCGGAACGCGCCGCTCCTCAATCGACGATGGACTCGCTCGATTCGTTCTGGTCCTCGTCGCGCTGA
- the aspS gene encoding aspartate--tRNA ligase, whose product MIRSHTCGELRGAHAGQTVTLCGWVDKTRDHKGVLFVDLRDRYGKTQVVFDPEGGDANREIARSLGAEYVVAVTGKVAPRPEGTVNPKLSTGEIEVRCHEVTILNKSANPPFQPGSEQLPGEEIRLKYRYLDLRRPEMQRTLMLRHRLIKEMRDYFAEHDFIDVETPMLGRSTPEGARDYLVPSRVQQGAFYALPQSPQLYKQILMVAGYDRYVQVARCFRDEDLRADRQPEFTQLDLEMSFVGGDDVIGMIDGLVQRLAKNLLDLDVKLPLPRMCYDEAMGRFGHDAPDLRYGMELVDLTDLAKEAEFRVFRGAADSGGRVRGVNAKGAAAKYSRKDIDELTAQVVQNSGAKGLAWFKVEEGRKLASPIAKNFSETLLAQIAERMQAEPGDLLLFVADTFEITCKALHGLRKRFGEELKLYDPTAMHFSWVVEFPMFAFDPEEGHWAAMHHPFTACRPQDLELLKTDPGRCRAQAYDLVINGSEAGGGTVRIHDQEMQQQVFELLGIDRTQARERFGFLLDALQFGAPPHGGIALGIDRFVMLFSGLTNIRDCIAFPKTQKATDLMTEAPGPVDPRQLRELGIKTATN is encoded by the coding sequence TTGATTCGATCTCATACTTGCGGCGAGCTGCGGGGGGCACATGCCGGGCAAACGGTCACCCTTTGCGGCTGGGTCGATAAGACCCGCGATCATAAGGGGGTGCTGTTCGTCGATCTTCGCGACCGGTACGGGAAGACGCAGGTCGTTTTCGACCCGGAAGGGGGCGACGCCAATCGCGAAATTGCCCGATCGCTCGGCGCGGAATATGTCGTCGCCGTGACCGGAAAGGTCGCCCCGCGCCCTGAGGGAACGGTGAACCCGAAGCTCTCGACCGGCGAGATCGAGGTCCGCTGCCACGAAGTGACGATCCTCAATAAGAGCGCGAACCCGCCATTCCAGCCCGGCAGTGAACAACTCCCGGGAGAAGAGATTCGGCTCAAGTATCGTTATCTCGATCTGCGACGGCCGGAGATGCAGCGCACGCTGATGCTCCGTCACCGATTGATCAAAGAGATGCGCGATTATTTCGCCGAGCACGATTTCATCGACGTGGAAACGCCGATGCTCGGCCGCAGCACGCCCGAGGGCGCCCGCGACTATCTCGTTCCCAGCCGCGTCCAGCAGGGCGCGTTCTATGCCCTGCCGCAGTCGCCGCAGTTGTATAAGCAGATTCTGATGGTCGCCGGCTACGATCGCTACGTGCAGGTCGCCCGTTGCTTTCGCGACGAGGACCTGCGGGCCGACCGGCAACCTGAATTCACGCAGTTGGATCTCGAGATGTCGTTCGTCGGCGGCGATGACGTGATCGGCATGATCGACGGTCTCGTTCAGCGGTTGGCGAAGAACTTGCTCGATCTCGATGTCAAGCTGCCGCTGCCGCGCATGTGCTACGACGAGGCGATGGGGCGATTCGGGCACGACGCGCCCGATCTGCGCTATGGCATGGAGTTGGTCGATCTCACCGATTTGGCGAAGGAGGCCGAGTTTCGCGTGTTCCGCGGTGCGGCAGATAGTGGCGGCCGGGTGCGCGGAGTGAACGCAAAAGGGGCGGCCGCCAAGTATTCACGCAAAGATATTGACGAACTCACGGCCCAAGTCGTCCAGAATTCCGGCGCCAAGGGGCTCGCCTGGTTCAAGGTGGAAGAGGGGCGCAAGCTCGCTTCGCCGATTGCCAAGAACTTCTCCGAAACCTTGCTCGCCCAAATCGCCGAGCGAATGCAAGCAGAGCCGGGAGACTTGCTGCTCTTTGTCGCCGACACGTTCGAGATCACCTGCAAGGCGCTCCACGGTCTGCGAAAACGCTTCGGAGAGGAGTTGAAGCTCTACGATCCAACGGCAATGCACTTCTCGTGGGTCGTCGAGTTTCCCATGTTTGCTTTCGATCCCGAAGAAGGGCACTGGGCGGCGATGCACCATCCGTTCACTGCCTGCCGCCCGCAAGACCTGGAATTGCTCAAGACCGATCCCGGTCGCTGCCGCGCACAGGCTTATGATCTGGTGATCAACGGCTCGGAAGCCGGGGGCGGGACGGTCCGAATCCACGACCAGGAAATGCAGCAGCAGGTGTTCGAATTGCTTGGCATCGACCGCACGCAGGCCCGCGAGCGATTCGGCTTCCTGCTCGACGCGCTGCAATTCGGCGCGCCGCCGCACGGCGGAATCGCATTGGGGATCGATCGCTTCGTGATGCTCTTCTCGGGTCTGACGAACATCCGCGACTGTATCGCCTTCCCCAAGACGCAAAAGGCCACCGACCTGATGACCGAAGCACCTGGGCCGGTCGATCCGCGCCAACTTCGCGAGTTGGGCATTAAGACGGCGACGAATTGA
- a CDS encoding B12-binding domain-containing radical SAM protein has product MKIVLINPRFEVSYWGLEHALPLFGKRANLPVACLPLLAALTPAEHEVTLVDENVEPIDFARLGSADIVGVTGMSVQRKRVREILAELKRRGIFAVVGGPWVSVQEDYFDGLTEVIFVGEAEETWPQFVRDWQAGRWQRRYEQTDRTDMTRVPPPRFDLLTMRHYLFGSVQFSRGCPFQCEFCDIIVTFGRRPRLKTFPQIRAELEALRTEKMEIVFIVDDNLIGNKREIKLLLADVAAWQRAQGYPLTFFTEASLDLAGDAELMQLMIDANIQCVFIGIESPNEASLRETKKFQNIRRGGTIAERIRTVQKAGMDVWCGIILGFDHDTPEIFAAQRDLIAESRILHAMIGMLTAIPKTPLYDRLLAEGRLDRDDETEFGTNVIPFGMTREELRDGYVRTMQELYEPTAYFDRLESLFLRENFQFGQSRAAYWRRHPWKRLKAQARDLARSLFLFNRLMRSVPEAHLREEYRRRLGRLLKRRREPAVLFVYLIKCAMHFHHYTMARQMITKEAPVVNSF; this is encoded by the coding sequence ATGAAGATCGTCCTCATCAATCCCCGGTTCGAGGTCTCCTATTGGGGATTGGAGCACGCGCTGCCGCTGTTCGGCAAGCGCGCGAACCTGCCGGTCGCCTGTTTGCCGTTGCTGGCCGCGCTGACCCCCGCCGAACACGAGGTGACGCTCGTCGATGAAAATGTCGAGCCGATCGATTTCGCGCGCCTGGGTTCGGCCGACATCGTCGGCGTCACCGGGATGAGCGTCCAGCGGAAGCGGGTGCGTGAAATCCTCGCGGAATTAAAGCGCCGCGGAATTTTCGCGGTGGTCGGCGGGCCGTGGGTAAGCGTTCAGGAGGACTATTTCGACGGGTTGACAGAGGTCATCTTCGTCGGCGAGGCGGAAGAGACCTGGCCGCAATTCGTCCGCGATTGGCAGGCCGGCCGCTGGCAGCGGCGCTACGAGCAGACCGACCGCACCGACATGACACGCGTTCCGCCGCCGCGTTTCGACCTGCTCACGATGCGGCATTATTTGTTCGGCAGCGTGCAATTCAGCCGTGGCTGCCCGTTTCAATGCGAGTTCTGCGACATTATTGTCACGTTTGGCCGGCGTCCGCGGCTGAAAACCTTCCCGCAGATTCGCGCCGAGCTGGAGGCGCTGCGGACAGAGAAGATGGAAATCGTCTTCATCGTCGACGACAACCTGATCGGCAACAAACGTGAGATCAAGCTGCTATTGGCCGACGTGGCGGCATGGCAGCGCGCGCAAGGCTATCCACTCACGTTTTTCACCGAGGCATCGCTCGATCTGGCCGGCGACGCCGAACTGATGCAGCTCATGATCGATGCGAACATCCAATGCGTCTTCATTGGGATCGAAAGCCCGAACGAGGCCTCGCTCCGCGAGACGAAGAAGTTCCAAAACATCCGGCGCGGTGGGACAATTGCCGAGCGGATTCGCACAGTGCAGAAGGCAGGAATGGACGTTTGGTGCGGGATAATCCTGGGTTTCGACCACGATACGCCGGAGATCTTCGCCGCCCAGCGCGATTTGATCGCCGAATCGCGCATTCTGCACGCCATGATTGGCATGCTCACCGCGATCCCCAAAACTCCGCTCTACGACCGGCTGCTCGCCGAGGGGCGCCTCGACCGGGACGACGAGACCGAGTTCGGCACCAACGTCATTCCCTTCGGCATGACCCGCGAGGAGCTGCGCGACGGCTACGTGCGAACAATGCAGGAATTGTACGAGCCGACAGCCTATTTCGACCGCCTCGAATCGCTGTTTCTCCGCGAAAACTTTCAGTTCGGTCAGAGCCGCGCCGCCTATTGGCGCCGCCATCCGTGGAAACGGCTGAAAGCACAGGCGCGCGACTTGGCCCGCAGCCTGTTCCTCTTCAATCGCCTGATGCGGTCGGTCCCCGAGGCCCATTTGCGCGAAGAATATCGCCGCCGGCTGGGGCGATTGCTGAAGCGACGGCGCGAACCGGCAGTGCTGTTCGTGTATCTGATTAAATGCGCGATGCATTTTCATCATTACACGATGGCGCGGCAGATGATCACCAAAGAGGCCCCCGTCGTGAATTCGTTCTAG
- a CDS encoding S53 family peptidase has product MAGWLPLRVRTSVSRQTCRTSPRNQRRIRLGVEQLEDRDLLAAGSAASPQYVVIHPASVNNPDPIGYTPAQIRAAYGFDQVSFTDLHGAPVAATGAGQTIAIIDAYSDPNIVADAATFNRQLGLPQFNQPNGPTLRVESQTGSTTALPATSPDWSVEIALDVEWAHAIAPGSNLLLVEANSDSFPDLLLSVNHAKVQAGVSVISMSWGGSEFLGETTWDSAFLARRGHAGETFVAAAGDDGSPPEWPAVSPYVLSVGGTTLNLTQTNGYASETGWSGSSGGVAAYEAEPAYQGRIQSTGWRASPDVAYDADPNTGMAVYDSLPDWGQSGWVEIGGTSAGAPQWAALIAVADQGRALKGLGPLSNAQSMLYSLPATDYHDITSGSNGGYSAGPAYDAVTGLGSPLANLVIQHLVSGVPAGSAAPVTGNTGVSGASHLVRGGRVTAALVVTESADFNAVISSIRPTSATSDSNPIASAENGSSRAFDVSVAPTQYSTAVRPGSELREVLPIVKGDLVELPAVGPAVARQIGDRVHANPMALDASDGGWLSPPLVDACLSADEMSATVEPRRPAQDRTFAASHGSAKAATAVDDVAPVVAVLAILPAADMRRPPRTGEQTR; this is encoded by the coding sequence ATGGCAGGATGGCTACCGCTGCGCGTACGGACTTCGGTTTCTCGACAAACTTGCCGCACCAGCCCGCGGAATCAGCGCCGCATTCGGCTGGGAGTCGAGCAACTGGAAGACCGCGATCTGCTCGCGGCCGGCAGCGCGGCGAGCCCCCAATATGTTGTGATTCATCCGGCTTCGGTCAATAATCCGGACCCGATCGGCTACACTCCGGCGCAGATTCGCGCGGCATACGGTTTCGATCAGGTGTCGTTCACGGATTTGCACGGCGCGCCCGTCGCGGCGACCGGAGCGGGACAGACGATTGCCATCATCGATGCCTATAGCGATCCGAACATCGTAGCCGACGCGGCAACCTTCAACCGGCAGTTAGGATTGCCGCAGTTCAATCAGCCGAACGGGCCGACGCTGCGAGTCGAGAGCCAAACGGGAAGCACGACCGCCTTGCCGGCGACTAGCCCCGATTGGTCGGTCGAGATCGCACTCGACGTGGAATGGGCCCATGCGATCGCCCCGGGCTCCAACCTTTTGCTCGTCGAGGCCAATTCGGATAGCTTCCCGGATTTGCTGCTGAGCGTGAATCATGCGAAGGTGCAGGCAGGCGTGAGCGTCATCTCCATGAGCTGGGGCGGAAGTGAGTTTCTCGGCGAAACGACTTGGGACTCCGCATTCCTCGCGCGGCGCGGTCATGCAGGTGAGACATTTGTCGCAGCCGCCGGCGACGACGGTTCGCCGCCCGAGTGGCCGGCCGTCTCGCCGTACGTGCTGTCCGTCGGCGGCACGACGCTCAATCTCACCCAGACCAATGGCTATGCGAGCGAGACCGGCTGGAGCGGCAGCAGCGGCGGTGTGGCGGCGTACGAGGCCGAGCCGGCGTATCAAGGCCGCATTCAATCGACCGGCTGGCGGGCAAGCCCGGATGTCGCTTACGATGCCGATCCCAACACGGGCATGGCCGTTTACGATTCGCTTCCCGATTGGGGGCAATCGGGTTGGGTCGAAATCGGCGGCACGAGCGCCGGCGCGCCGCAATGGGCCGCCTTGATCGCCGTAGCCGATCAGGGGCGGGCGCTCAAGGGACTAGGACCGCTCAGCAACGCCCAATCGATGCTGTATTCTCTGCCCGCAACCGACTATCACGACATCACCTCCGGCAGCAACGGCGGCTATAGCGCTGGGCCGGCGTACGACGCGGTGACGGGGCTCGGCTCGCCCCTGGCCAATCTCGTGATCCAGCATTTGGTGAGCGGAGTTCCGGCGGGCTCGGCAGCGCCGGTGACGGGCAATACGGGCGTGAGCGGCGCGTCACACCTGGTTCGCGGCGGGCGGGTGACGGCGGCGTTGGTCGTGACGGAGAGTGCTGACTTCAATGCGGTGATTTCATCCATCCGGCCGACGAGCGCAACATCAGATTCAAATCCGATCGCGTCCGCCGAGAACGGCTCTTCTCGAGCGTTCGACGTATCCGTCGCGCCGACTCAGTACTCCACGGCAGTTCGGCCAGGAAGTGAGTTGCGGGAGGTCTTGCCGATCGTCAAAGGGGATCTTGTAGAGCTTCCTGCCGTTGGCCCTGCCGTCGCCCGCCAGATCGGCGACAGAGTGCACGCAAACCCAATGGCGCTGGATGCCAGCGATGGCGGCTGGCTTTCGCCACCGCTCGTTGACGCCTGTTTGTCGGCGGACGAAATGTCCGCGACCGTCGAGCCACGCCGCCCGGCGCAAGATCGCACGTTTGCCGCATCGCACGGATCGGCGAAAGCCGCGACCGCCGTCGATGACGTCGCGCCCGTTGTCGCCGTCTTGGCGATCCTTCCGGCGGCGGACATGCGGAGGCCGCCGAGAACCGGTGAGCAGACGCGGTGA
- a CDS encoding aldo/keto reductase — translation METRQFGMTDMRVSVLGFGGAEIGFEKATPEVVVRLLDDALDAGLNVIDTAECYLASEELIGTAVAGRRDDFYLFTKCGHPEKPGVADWRPESLLASIERSLKRLQTDRLDLVHLHSCSEQDLRKGAVVAALQRARDKGYTRYIGYSGDGQAARYAVECGTFDSLQTSLSIADQEAIDLTLPLARERGMGVIAKRPIANAAWRYAKSPEVEYHRVYWQRLQTLGYGFLADPEKAASISLRFTLSMPGVCTAIVGTKNPARWRENAAVVAAGPLPTTQFEAIRAKWSAFADATWVGQT, via the coding sequence ATGGAAACGCGGCAATTCGGAATGACGGACATGCGGGTGAGCGTGTTGGGATTTGGCGGCGCCGAGATCGGGTTCGAAAAGGCGACTCCCGAGGTGGTGGTGCGACTGCTCGACGACGCGCTCGACGCCGGGCTGAATGTGATCGACACGGCCGAGTGCTATCTCGCGAGCGAAGAGCTGATCGGTACGGCCGTGGCGGGGCGGCGCGACGATTTCTATCTCTTTACGAAGTGTGGTCATCCGGAGAAGCCCGGAGTGGCAGACTGGCGCCCCGAATCGCTGTTGGCGAGCATCGAGCGGAGTCTCAAGCGATTGCAGACCGACCGGCTTGATCTAGTGCATCTGCACAGTTGTTCCGAGCAGGATTTGCGCAAGGGCGCAGTAGTCGCAGCGCTCCAACGCGCTCGCGACAAAGGCTACACGCGATATATCGGCTATAGCGGCGATGGCCAGGCGGCCCGCTATGCCGTCGAGTGCGGGACGTTCGACAGTCTGCAAACGTCGCTGAGCATCGCCGATCAGGAAGCGATCGACTTGACGCTGCCGCTAGCCCGCGAGCGCGGGATGGGCGTGATCGCGAAGCGGCCGATCGCCAATGCGGCGTGGCGGTATGCAAAGTCGCCAGAGGTCGAATATCACCGCGTCTATTGGCAGCGATTGCAGACGCTCGGCTACGGCTTTCTCGCCGATCCGGAGAAAGCGGCCTCGATCTCTCTGCGATTCACGCTCAGTATGCCGGGGGTTTGCACGGCGATTGTCGGCACGAAGAACCCCGCTCGATGGCGAGAGAACGCGGCGGTTGTCGCCGCCGGCCCGCTCCCGACAACCCAATTCGAGGCGATTCGCGCAAAATGGAGTGCCTTCGCTGATGCGACTTGGGTCGGACAGACGTGA